One Pirellulales bacterium DNA segment encodes these proteins:
- the uvrA gene encoding excinuclease ABC subunit UvrA: MSVEAVSNPIPSPASAAAPPVPDTNGVAGAEMIRVRGARVHNLQNIDIDIPRDQLVTITGPSGSGKSSLAFDTLFAEGQRQYIESLSAHARQFVHQLERPDVDLIEGLQPTISIDQRAGSQNPRSTVATVTEIYDHLRLLVARLGTPHCFQCGAPIRQQSPEEILEELLQLPAGTKAMLLAPIVRGRKGQHREVFATIRKAGFIRARVDGELADVDNPPELNARKSHQIEAVIDRIVIREGINDRLAESIQMGVSQGEGTLLVSYFERASDESSDGTWHDLLYSTLYACPNCKISYEELEPRTFSFNSPYGACPTCEGLGTRIEFDPDLILPDLKLSLGERAIAPWKNDTDTAERQHKKLLAPFLDSHSVRWNTPLSEWKPAAMQQFLRGDGKDFLGLLILLEKEFATATRSATRERLESFRGEVVCPACQGARLRPEARSVRFGGRAIHEIAALSVDRAAEFFAGVEVHPDDLPIYEPIAGEIRNRLAFLSKVGLDYITLSRPADTLSGGELQRVRLTTGIGSGLVGVCYVLDEPSIGLHPRDNQRLIEAIRQLQQQGNTVLVVEHDQEMMRQADRLIDMGPGAGLHGGRIVAQGTPNEVAADPASLTGKYLSGKLRIPLPDARRRVAKTRSITIEDVTTNNLKDASAMFPLGVFVCVTGVSGSGKSSLLNETLARAITRRLTGIGPKPGPHGSLRGVNQIDKLVEIDQSPIGRTPRSNPATYTGMFDEIRRVFVETRESRQRGYRSGRFSFNTKGGRCEECQGQGVRKLEMNFLPDLYVACPVCEGKRFNRQTLEILYRGRSIADVLEMRIEEASGFFENFPVIHRLLKSLEEVGLGYLQLGQPSTTLSGGEAQRIKLATELGRVDTGKTLYLLDEPTTGLHFDDIKRLLQVLQRLVDRGNTVIVIEHNLDVIKTADWIIDLGPEGGDGGGQIVATGTPEQIAALDDNHTGRHLRPLLNGLVAK; encoded by the coding sequence ATGAGCGTCGAGGCAGTCTCCAATCCGATTCCGTCGCCAGCCTCCGCTGCCGCGCCGCCCGTTCCGGACACAAACGGCGTGGCGGGGGCGGAAATGATCCGCGTGCGCGGCGCGCGGGTCCATAATCTTCAGAATATCGACATCGACATCCCGCGCGACCAGCTCGTCACCATCACCGGCCCGAGCGGCTCCGGCAAGAGTTCGCTGGCTTTCGACACGCTTTTCGCCGAAGGGCAGCGGCAATACATCGAGAGCCTGTCGGCCCATGCCCGGCAGTTCGTACACCAGCTCGAGCGCCCGGACGTCGACCTGATCGAAGGCTTGCAGCCAACGATCTCGATCGACCAACGGGCCGGCAGCCAGAACCCGCGGAGCACGGTCGCCACGGTCACCGAGATCTACGATCACTTGCGGCTGCTCGTTGCTCGGCTGGGCACCCCGCACTGCTTTCAATGCGGCGCCCCGATCCGGCAGCAATCGCCCGAGGAGATTCTCGAGGAATTGTTGCAGCTTCCCGCCGGCACGAAAGCGATGCTGCTGGCGCCGATCGTTCGCGGGCGGAAGGGGCAGCATCGCGAGGTCTTCGCCACGATTCGCAAGGCCGGCTTCATCCGCGCCCGAGTCGATGGCGAGCTTGCCGACGTCGACAATCCGCCGGAGTTGAACGCTCGCAAATCGCATCAGATCGAGGCCGTGATCGATCGGATCGTGATCCGCGAGGGGATCAACGACCGCCTGGCGGAGTCGATTCAAATGGGCGTGTCGCAGGGCGAGGGCACGCTGCTGGTGAGCTATTTCGAGCGGGCGAGCGACGAAAGCAGCGATGGCACTTGGCACGACTTGCTCTATAGCACGCTGTATGCGTGCCCAAATTGCAAGATCAGCTACGAGGAACTCGAGCCGCGCACCTTCAGCTTCAACAGCCCCTACGGCGCCTGCCCGACATGCGAAGGGCTCGGCACGCGGATCGAATTCGACCCCGATTTGATCCTACCGGACTTGAAACTTTCGCTCGGCGAGCGGGCGATCGCTCCCTGGAAGAACGACACGGACACGGCCGAGCGGCAGCACAAAAAGCTGCTCGCGCCGTTTCTCGATTCTCACTCGGTCCGCTGGAACACGCCGCTGTCGGAATGGAAGCCGGCGGCGATGCAGCAATTCCTGCGCGGCGATGGCAAGGATTTTCTCGGCCTGTTGATCTTGCTCGAAAAGGAATTCGCCACGGCGACGCGCTCGGCCACGCGCGAACGGCTCGAAAGCTTCCGCGGAGAAGTTGTATGCCCGGCTTGCCAGGGCGCTCGGCTGCGGCCCGAGGCGCGGAGCGTGCGCTTCGGCGGGCGGGCGATTCACGAAATCGCGGCGCTCAGCGTCGATCGGGCCGCCGAATTCTTCGCCGGCGTCGAGGTCCATCCCGACGATTTGCCGATCTACGAGCCGATCGCCGGCGAAATCCGCAACCGCCTGGCGTTTCTGTCGAAGGTCGGGCTGGATTATATCACGCTCAGTCGCCCGGCCGACACGCTCAGCGGCGGCGAATTGCAACGCGTCCGCCTAACCACTGGCATCGGCTCGGGGCTGGTCGGCGTCTGCTACGTGCTCGACGAGCCTTCGATCGGCCTGCACCCGCGCGACAATCAACGGCTCATCGAAGCGATCCGCCAACTGCAACAGCAAGGGAATACGGTCCTGGTCGTCGAGCACGATCAGGAGATGATGCGCCAGGCCGATCGGCTCATCGACATGGGACCCGGCGCGGGGTTGCACGGCGGGCGAATCGTCGCCCAGGGAACGCCGAACGAGGTTGCCGCCGATCCGGCATCGCTCACCGGAAAGTATCTCTCGGGGAAGCTGCGAATTCCGCTCCCCGACGCCCGCCGGCGCGTCGCCAAGACCCGCTCGATCACGATCGAGGACGTCACGACCAACAACCTCAAGGACGCCAGCGCCATGTTTCCGCTCGGCGTGTTTGTTTGCGTCACCGGGGTGAGCGGCTCGGGCAAAAGTTCGCTGTTGAACGAGACGTTGGCCCGAGCGATCACGCGGCGGTTGACCGGCATCGGGCCAAAGCCGGGGCCGCACGGCAGCCTCCGCGGCGTGAACCAGATCGATAAGCTGGTCGAGATCGACCAATCGCCGATCGGCCGCACGCCGCGGAGCAACCCGGCCACATACACCGGAATGTTCGACGAGATTCGCCGCGTGTTTGTCGAGACGCGCGAGTCCCGGCAGCGCGGCTACCGCTCGGGGCGATTCAGCTTCAACACGAAGGGGGGCCGCTGCGAGGAGTGCCAGGGGCAGGGAGTGCGGAAGTTGGAGATGAATTTCCTGCCGGATTTATACGTCGCATGCCCGGTCTGCGAGGGAAAGCGGTTCAATCGGCAGACGCTCGAAATCCTTTATCGGGGCCGCTCGATTGCCGACGTGCTCGAAATGCGGATCGAGGAAGCGAGCGGATTTTTCGAGAACTTTCCGGTGATCCACCGGCTGCTCAAGAGCCTCGAAGAGGTCGGCCTCGGCTATCTGCAACTCGGCCAGCCCTCGACCACGCTTTCTGGCGGCGAGGCCCAGCGGATCAAGCTGGCCACCGAACTCGGCCGCGTCGATACGGGCAAGACGCTCTATCTCTTGGACGAGCCGACGACGGGCCTGCACTTCGACGACATCAAGCGGCTCTTGCAGGTGCTCCAGCGGCTCGTGGATCGCGGCAACACTGTGATCGTCATCGAGCACAATCTGGACGTGATCAAGACGGCCGACTGGATCATCGACCTCGGCCCGGAAGGAGGCGACGGCGGCGGCCAAATCGTCGCCACCGGCACCCCCGAGCAAATCGCGGCGCTCGATGACAACCACACCGGCCGCCACCTGCGGCCGCTATTGAACGGATTGGTCGCGAAGTGA